The following proteins come from a genomic window of Actinomarinicola tropica:
- a CDS encoding type II toxin-antitoxin system PemK/MazF family toxin, producing the protein MRRGDIHRLKVPKGIGHEKSGERFGVVVQADELLPRSVVLVAPTSRSARPASFRPVIDVAGTATRVLVEQVGAVDASRLGRRVGHATAQEMWDIDEALLVVLGLR; encoded by the coding sequence GTGCGCCGGGGTGACATCCACCGGCTGAAGGTCCCGAAGGGGATCGGTCACGAAAAGAGCGGCGAGCGGTTCGGTGTGGTCGTGCAAGCCGATGAGCTGCTGCCGCGCTCGGTCGTGCTGGTCGCGCCGACCTCCCGCAGCGCGCGCCCGGCATCGTTCCGACCGGTGATCGACGTGGCGGGCACGGCCACCCGCGTCCTCGTCGAGCAGGTCGGCGCGGTCGACGCCTCCCGCTTGGGGCGGCGCGTGGGCCACGCCACCGCGCAGGAGATGTGGGACATCGACGAGGCGCTGCTCGTCGTGCTCGGCCTGCGCTGA
- a CDS encoding N,N-dimethylformamidase beta subunit family domain-containing protein: MAFETVHGYCWPQSVEPGGSVALHVSSPRSVPVSVEVARVGAERTVVFTDAAVPASFHETPPDAASQGCDWPAALALEVGDDWRSGYYEVLLTVDVDGKVRRNHAFFVVRPRVGEPTGRALLALSTNTWNAYNDFGGPNLYTGGTHVSFQRPMAAGYLHKPPGLGRRVTTTAPPDPQMAAHVGYLQLNHLSPYAGSAGWPDWELPFLQWAEREGYGIDVVTNADLEDHPELLGSGAYPLYLSVGHDEYWSGPMRDTVEAHITRGGHAVFFSGNTSFWQVRLEDRTPEGPAATMVGYKGRFKQDPVFDTERQAALTSIWSDHLIGRPENHMTGVSFARGGYHRIGKRVTQGAGGYTIHRAGHWMFEGTGLDYGDLLGAGVTLVGYECDGCDFTYRDGLPYATGADGTPEGFEILGTAPAAHFTRTTATRPPAPHEPSEIEFIAGRLFGERSEENVERIAHGHAVLGTYTSPAGGVVITSGSTDWAHGLAGRDPQVEQITRNVLDRLTG, encoded by the coding sequence ATGGCGTTCGAGACGGTGCACGGGTACTGCTGGCCTCAGTCGGTCGAGCCGGGGGGCTCGGTCGCGCTCCACGTGTCGTCGCCTCGCAGCGTCCCGGTGTCGGTCGAGGTGGCGCGGGTCGGCGCCGAGCGCACGGTCGTGTTCACGGACGCGGCCGTGCCCGCCTCCTTCCACGAGACCCCGCCCGACGCGGCGAGCCAGGGATGCGACTGGCCGGCCGCACTCGCGCTCGAGGTCGGCGACGACTGGCGCTCCGGCTACTACGAGGTGCTGCTCACCGTCGACGTCGACGGGAAGGTGCGGCGCAACCACGCCTTCTTCGTCGTGCGGCCGCGGGTCGGCGAGCCGACGGGCCGGGCGCTGCTCGCCCTGTCGACCAACACGTGGAACGCCTACAACGACTTCGGCGGACCGAACCTCTACACCGGTGGCACGCACGTCTCGTTCCAGCGGCCGATGGCCGCGGGCTACCTCCACAAGCCGCCGGGCCTCGGCCGTCGGGTGACCACGACCGCCCCGCCCGACCCGCAGATGGCGGCCCACGTCGGCTACCTCCAGCTCAACCACCTGTCCCCCTACGCCGGGTCGGCAGGATGGCCGGACTGGGAGCTGCCGTTCCTCCAGTGGGCCGAGCGTGAGGGGTACGGCATCGACGTCGTCACCAACGCCGACCTCGAGGATCACCCGGAGCTGCTCGGCTCCGGCGCCTACCCGCTCTACCTCTCCGTCGGCCACGACGAGTACTGGTCGGGGCCGATGCGCGACACGGTCGAGGCCCACATCACCCGCGGCGGGCACGCGGTGTTCTTCTCCGGCAACACGTCGTTCTGGCAGGTCCGCCTGGAGGACCGCACGCCCGAGGGTCCGGCGGCGACGATGGTCGGCTACAAGGGCCGCTTCAAGCAGGACCCGGTGTTCGACACCGAGCGGCAAGCGGCGCTGACGAGCATCTGGTCCGACCACCTGATCGGTCGCCCGGAGAACCACATGACCGGGGTCAGCTTCGCCCGGGGCGGCTACCACCGGATCGGCAAGCGGGTCACCCAGGGCGCCGGCGGCTACACGATCCACCGGGCCGGACACTGGATGTTCGAGGGGACGGGTCTCGACTACGGCGACCTGCTCGGCGCCGGCGTCACGCTCGTCGGCTACGAGTGCGACGGCTGCGACTTCACCTACCGCGACGGGCTTCCGTACGCGACGGGGGCGGACGGGACGCCCGAGGGGTTCGAGATCCTCGGCACCGCGCCGGCCGCGCACTTCACGCGCACGACGGCCACGCGACCCCCCGCACCGCACGAGCCGTCGGAGATCGAGTTCATCGCCGGGCGGCTGTTCGGCGAACGCTCCGAGGAGAACGTCGAGCGGATCGCCCACGGCCACGCCGTGCTCGGCACCTACACGTCGCCGGCCGGCGGGGTCGTCATCACGTCGGGCAGCACCGACTGGGCGCACGGGTTGGCCGGGCGCGACCCCCAGGTCGAGCAGATCACCCGCAACGTCCTCGACCGGCTGACCGGCTGA